The Georgenia sp. TF02-10 genome window below encodes:
- a CDS encoding TIGR04028 family ABC transporter substrate-binding protein: protein MTRTPGHPLPADGSPAATDRQGGRTRAARTPARTPARTTAAVAVLGATALLAGCAGGRDAAASGGQPDGQGGNLTYLEYQPHTTLYPPQSGFYPNGALVNNVTDRLTYQDPETLEIEPWIATDWQVNADATEYTFNLRDGVTFSDGTPLDAAAVARNFDTFGLGDDERGLTVSEAVNNYAGSEVVDEDTVTFRFSAPAPGFLQATSTITSGLLSPETLDRPLEDLGAGSATEIVGSGPFVITDEQVGTEITLTAREDYDWAPPSSEHQGRAHLDTVTIVVTPEDSVRLGSLLSGQADVVRYVQAPDEEQVTQAGFQLFAPQTRGVNNGLALRFTNPLLADLRVRQALVHGVDNRQVVETVFTDNYPAATSVLSAAAPGYHDTSEALAHDPDRAAALLTEAGWTPGPDGIRVKDGQRLSLDVYASAAQPLSKPTLELVGQQLAEIGVELNVKSPDAGSYATDTLDPLKTPLYHSMVGRADLDVIKSQFHTDNRDVLLSDDATLDGLLEAVAAEPDPQARLQRSADVQDYLAEQAYYIPLFEEPQVYGAAPDVTGLAFEAVGRPTFYDVATGR from the coding sequence ATGACCCGCACGCCCGGCCACCCGCTCCCGGCCGACGGCAGCCCAGCGGCCACCGACAGGCAGGGCGGCCGCACCCGGGCCGCCCGCACCCCCGCCCGCACCCCTGCCCGCACCACGGCCGCCGTCGCCGTCCTCGGCGCCACCGCCCTCCTGGCCGGCTGCGCCGGCGGGCGGGACGCCGCGGCCTCCGGCGGCCAGCCGGACGGGCAGGGCGGCAACCTGACCTACCTGGAGTACCAGCCGCACACGACGCTCTACCCGCCCCAGTCCGGCTTCTACCCCAACGGCGCGCTGGTCAACAACGTCACCGACCGGCTCACCTACCAGGACCCGGAGACCCTGGAGATCGAGCCGTGGATCGCCACCGACTGGCAGGTGAACGCCGACGCCACCGAGTACACCTTCAACCTCCGCGACGGCGTCACCTTCTCCGACGGCACCCCGCTGGACGCCGCGGCGGTGGCCCGCAACTTCGACACCTTCGGGCTGGGCGACGACGAGCGCGGGCTGACCGTGTCCGAGGCGGTCAACAACTACGCCGGCAGCGAGGTGGTCGACGAGGACACGGTGACCTTCCGGTTCTCCGCCCCGGCGCCCGGCTTCCTGCAGGCCACCTCCACCATCACCTCCGGGCTCCTCTCCCCGGAGACGCTGGACCGCCCGCTGGAGGACCTCGGCGCGGGCAGCGCCACCGAGATCGTCGGCTCCGGCCCGTTCGTGATCACCGACGAGCAGGTCGGCACCGAGATCACGCTGACCGCGCGGGAGGACTACGACTGGGCGCCGCCGTCGTCGGAGCACCAGGGCCGGGCCCACCTGGACACCGTCACCATCGTCGTCACCCCCGAGGACAGCGTCCGGCTCGGGTCGCTGCTGTCCGGGCAGGCCGACGTCGTCCGCTACGTCCAGGCCCCGGACGAGGAGCAGGTGACCCAGGCCGGCTTCCAGCTCTTCGCCCCGCAGACCCGCGGGGTCAACAACGGCCTCGCGCTGCGGTTCACCAACCCGCTCCTGGCCGACCTCCGGGTGCGCCAGGCACTGGTGCACGGGGTGGACAACCGGCAGGTGGTGGAGACCGTCTTCACCGACAACTACCCCGCGGCCACCTCCGTGCTCAGCGCGGCCGCGCCCGGCTACCACGACACCTCCGAAGCCCTCGCCCACGACCCGGACCGCGCGGCGGCGCTGCTGACCGAGGCCGGCTGGACCCCCGGCCCGGACGGCATCCGGGTCAAGGACGGTCAGCGGCTGTCCCTGGACGTCTACGCCTCGGCCGCCCAGCCCCTGTCCAAGCCGACGCTGGAGCTGGTCGGCCAGCAGCTGGCCGAGATCGGCGTGGAGCTGAACGTGAAGTCCCCCGACGCGGGCAGCTACGCCACCGACACCCTCGACCCGCTCAAGACCCCGCTGTACCACTCGATGGTCGGCCGGGCGGACCTGGACGTCATCAAGAGCCAGTTCCACACCGACAACCGCGACGTCCTGCTCTCCGACGACGCCACCCTCGACGGCCTGCTCGAGGCGGTGGCCGCCGAGCCGGACCCGCAGGCCCGGCTGCAGCGCTCCGCCGACGTCCAGGACTACCTCGCCGAGCAGGCCTACTACATCCCGCTCTTCGAGGAGCCGCAGGTCTACGGCGCCGCGCCGGACGTCACCGGCCTGGCCTTCGAGGCCGTGGGCCGGCCCACCTTCTACGACGTCGCCACCGGGCGCTGA
- a CDS encoding ABC transporter permease, producing the protein MTAQQTTTASGRPAVPGAGAGAGARSGAARAVARLRRADPTVGLAVLVLAVVAAWALVPGLFTAHDPLVGVPAEKLQPPSAAHPFGTDALGRDLLARVIHGAVHSLTSAVIAVAVGLVVGTALGVLAGSAGRLVDDVLMRVVDVLLAVPALLLSLSVIILLGFGTTNVAIAVGVGSVAAFARLTRAEVVRLRRTDYVEAAFGSGGSYLGVLRRHVLPGAVGAVAALAVLQLGTAILAIATLGFLGYGAPPPTPEWGLLIAEGRNYIATSWWLTTLPGLVLIAVVLAAHRISLTLRRN; encoded by the coding sequence ATGACCGCCCAGCAGACCACGACGGCGTCCGGCCGGCCCGCCGTGCCGGGGGCCGGGGCCGGAGCCGGTGCCCGTTCCGGCGCCGCCCGGGCCGTGGCCCGGCTGCGCCGGGCCGACCCGACGGTCGGCCTGGCCGTCCTCGTGCTGGCCGTCGTCGCCGCCTGGGCCCTGGTCCCGGGCCTGTTCACCGCGCACGACCCGCTCGTCGGGGTTCCGGCCGAGAAGCTCCAGCCGCCGAGCGCCGCCCACCCGTTCGGGACCGACGCCCTGGGTCGGGACCTGCTCGCCCGGGTGATCCACGGCGCGGTGCACTCCCTGACCAGCGCCGTGATCGCCGTCGCCGTCGGCCTGGTGGTCGGCACCGCGCTCGGCGTGCTGGCCGGGTCGGCCGGCCGCCTCGTCGACGACGTCCTCATGCGCGTGGTGGACGTCCTCCTCGCCGTCCCGGCGCTGCTGCTCTCGCTCAGCGTCATCATCCTGCTCGGCTTCGGCACCACCAACGTGGCCATCGCCGTCGGGGTGGGGTCGGTGGCCGCGTTCGCCCGGCTCACCCGGGCGGAGGTGGTCCGGCTGCGGCGCACCGACTACGTCGAGGCGGCCTTCGGCAGCGGCGGCAGCTACCTGGGGGTGCTGCGGCGGCACGTGCTGCCGGGTGCCGTGGGCGCCGTCGCCGCCCTCGCGGTGCTGCAGCTCGGCACCGCCATCCTCGCCATCGCGACCCTGGGCTTCCTCGGCTACGGCGCCCCGCCGCCCACCCCCGAGTGGGGCCTGCTCATTGCCGAGGGCCGCAACTACATCGCCACCTCCTGGTGGCTCACCACGCTCCCCGGGCTCGTGCTCATCGCCGTCGTGCTCGCCGCCCACCGGATCAGCCTCACCCTGAGGAGGAACTGA
- a CDS encoding ABC transporter permease, with amino-acid sequence MRYVLARTGQAAVVLLAAFTASFVLLQALPGDAILIKFDNPELGLSAEQLAAVRTAYGADASPLTQYLHTLTGFLGGDLGYSVQYGTPVGQLLGEALPATATLAVAGFVTAVLLALGIAAAATLAPLRWLRTAAASLPSLLAAVPVFWLGIVLVQVLSFRLGLVRTIGAGPVESLVLPVLTLAVPIAAPLAQVLLRSIDTVSAQPFVAVTTAKGASRRWLLTRTVARNALPPTVAIAGVLLGELIGGAVVTETVFGRAGIGRVAEQAVANQDVPVLQAVVVLAAAVFTLVNLAVDLLYPVLDPRAKVRLTA; translated from the coding sequence GTGCGCTACGTGCTCGCCCGCACCGGGCAGGCCGCGGTCGTCCTGCTCGCCGCGTTCACCGCCAGCTTCGTCCTCCTGCAGGCGCTGCCCGGGGACGCGATCCTGATCAAGTTCGACAACCCCGAGCTCGGCCTGTCCGCCGAGCAGCTGGCGGCGGTCCGCACCGCCTACGGCGCCGACGCCAGCCCGCTGACCCAGTACCTGCACACCCTCACCGGCTTCCTCGGCGGGGACCTGGGCTACTCGGTGCAGTACGGCACGCCCGTCGGCCAGCTGCTCGGCGAGGCCCTGCCGGCGACGGCGACGCTCGCCGTGGCGGGCTTCGTCACCGCCGTCCTGCTCGCCCTGGGCATCGCCGCCGCCGCCACCCTGGCGCCGCTGCGCTGGCTGCGCACCGCCGCCGCCTCGCTGCCGTCCCTGCTCGCCGCGGTCCCGGTGTTCTGGCTGGGCATCGTGCTGGTGCAGGTGCTCAGCTTCCGCCTCGGGCTGGTCCGCACCATCGGCGCCGGCCCGGTGGAGTCCCTGGTGCTGCCGGTGCTGACCCTGGCCGTGCCGATCGCGGCGCCGCTGGCGCAGGTCCTGCTGCGCAGCATCGACACCGTCAGCGCCCAGCCGTTCGTCGCGGTGACGACGGCGAAGGGCGCCTCCCGCCGTTGGCTGCTGACCCGCACGGTCGCCCGCAACGCCCTGCCGCCCACCGTCGCCATCGCCGGCGTGCTCCTCGGCGAGCTGATCGGCGGGGCGGTGGTGACGGAGACGGTCTTCGGCCGGGCCGGCATCGGCCGGGTCGCCGAGCAGGCCGTGGCCAACCAGGACGTCCCCGTCCTGCAGGCCGTCGTCGTGCTCGCCGCCGCGGTCTTCACCCTGGTCAACCTGGCCGTCGACCTGCTCTACCCCGTCCTCGACCCCCGCGCGAAGGTGAGGCTCACCGCATGA